Proteins encoded by one window of Cannabis sativa cultivar Pink pepper isolate KNU-18-1 chromosome 4, ASM2916894v1, whole genome shotgun sequence:
- the LOC115714219 gene encoding uncharacterized protein LOC115714219 isoform X1, translated as MEGGRRGSTNNRAECGGGGRPRTTLFDQMSAVADGRDLTGLTLDDILTAEKRALHSSSPRQPHAPPPIPGPVVRTLLDIIRDEDPKSGSCKEFAASRDKKSWKSFKDRLRLKRSGSGAAWTSSVHTPTSDILIPNSRSQVFRHNSARERSLVDSVTDMTQLDESSPDNGGGSRFNRPQISRRSSTRFGAAAMYDCSPNEEENEEPNVPSLRHQISRRHSTRYSLAMSEENNNSNSPVADLTEPAAPMREGSRRLSVILAEERSLSAREAVAAQEAAEAEAAAAAADEAETTGTVEEEAAPETDSGQPARMSLMDLLEETDRQMGFVGSRYMIGDEDEDENGLEEEEEDDEEEEEESAGGGGGGTGGVEKNCCVCMVRHKGAAFIPCGHTFCRLCSRELWVSRGNCPLCNGFILEILDIF; from the coding sequence atggaAGGTGGAAGAAGAGGTAGTACTAATAACAGGGCTGAGTGTGGTGGTGGTGGTCGCCCAAGAACTACTCTCTTCGATCAGATGTCAGCAGTAGCGGACGGCCGAGATTTAACAGGCTTAACTCTAGACGACATCTTAACCGCTGAAAAACGAGCCCTACATTCCTCATCACCGCGTCAGCCTCACGCGCCACCACCTATTCCCGGTCCCGTGGTTCGGACTCTCTTAGATATTATCAGAGACGAAGATCCTAAATCCGGTTCTTGTAAGGAATTCGCTGCTTCTAGAGATAAGAAATCCTGGAAATCTTTCAAGGATCGACTCCGATTAAAGCGTTCCGGCTCCGGTGCCGCCTGGACTTCCTCTGTTCATACTCCGACTTCTGATATTCTCATACCTAATTCGCGATCGCAAGTTTTTCGCCACAACTCGGCTAGAGAACGAAGCCTTGTCGACTCAGTTACCGACATGACTCAACTCGACGAGTCGTCTCCCGATAACGGCGGCGGTAGTCGATTCAACAGACCGCAGATTTCGCGCCGAAGCTCGACTCGTTTCGGAGCCGCCGCCATGTACGACTGTTCTCCGAACGAGGAAGAGAATGAAGAACCAAATGTTCCGAGTCTCCGGCACCAAATTTCCCGGCGCCACTCCACGCGTTACTCTCTGGCAATGTCGGAGGAGAATAATAACAGCAACAGTCCTGTAGCCGATCTAACTGAGCCGGCGGCGCCGATGCGCGAAGGTTCGCGGCGACTCTCGGTGATTTTGGCGGAGGAGCGATCGCTTTCTGCGAGAGAAGCAGTGGCGGCTCAAGAAGCGGCTGAGGCTGAAGCCGCCGCTGCGGCAGCTGATGAGGCGGAAACAACCGGTACGGTTGAAGAAGAAGCGGCGCCGGAGACGGATTCCGGTCAGCCAGCGAGAATGTCGTTGATGGACCTATTGGAAGAAACAGACCGTCAGATGGGATTTGTGGGATCGAGATACATGATTGGAGATGAGGATGAAGATGAGAATGGattggaagaagaagaagaggatgatgaagaagaagaagaagaatccgccggcggtggaggtggtggaacaGGAGGAGTTGAGAAGAATTGCTGCGTGTGCATGGTAAGGCATAAGGGCGCGGCTTTTATCCCCTGCGGTCATACTTTCTGTAGACTCTGTTCTAGGGAGCTTTGGGTTAGTAGAGGGAATTGTCCTCTTTGCAATGGTTTCATTTTGGAAATTCTTGATATTTTCTGA
- the LOC115714219 gene encoding uncharacterized protein LOC115714219 isoform X2, which produces MSAVADGRDLTGLTLDDILTAEKRALHSSSPRQPHAPPPIPGPVVRTLLDIIRDEDPKSGSCKEFAASRDKKSWKSFKDRLRLKRSGSGAAWTSSVHTPTSDILIPNSRSQVFRHNSARERSLVDSVTDMTQLDESSPDNGGGSRFNRPQISRRSSTRFGAAAMYDCSPNEEENEEPNVPSLRHQISRRHSTRYSLAMSEENNNSNSPVADLTEPAAPMREGSRRLSVILAEERSLSAREAVAAQEAAEAEAAAAAADEAETTGTVEEEAAPETDSGQPARMSLMDLLEETDRQMGFVGSRYMIGDEDEDENGLEEEEEDDEEEEEESAGGGGGGTGGVEKNCCVCMVRHKGAAFIPCGHTFCRLCSRELWVSRGNCPLCNGFILEILDIF; this is translated from the coding sequence ATGTCAGCAGTAGCGGACGGCCGAGATTTAACAGGCTTAACTCTAGACGACATCTTAACCGCTGAAAAACGAGCCCTACATTCCTCATCACCGCGTCAGCCTCACGCGCCACCACCTATTCCCGGTCCCGTGGTTCGGACTCTCTTAGATATTATCAGAGACGAAGATCCTAAATCCGGTTCTTGTAAGGAATTCGCTGCTTCTAGAGATAAGAAATCCTGGAAATCTTTCAAGGATCGACTCCGATTAAAGCGTTCCGGCTCCGGTGCCGCCTGGACTTCCTCTGTTCATACTCCGACTTCTGATATTCTCATACCTAATTCGCGATCGCAAGTTTTTCGCCACAACTCGGCTAGAGAACGAAGCCTTGTCGACTCAGTTACCGACATGACTCAACTCGACGAGTCGTCTCCCGATAACGGCGGCGGTAGTCGATTCAACAGACCGCAGATTTCGCGCCGAAGCTCGACTCGTTTCGGAGCCGCCGCCATGTACGACTGTTCTCCGAACGAGGAAGAGAATGAAGAACCAAATGTTCCGAGTCTCCGGCACCAAATTTCCCGGCGCCACTCCACGCGTTACTCTCTGGCAATGTCGGAGGAGAATAATAACAGCAACAGTCCTGTAGCCGATCTAACTGAGCCGGCGGCGCCGATGCGCGAAGGTTCGCGGCGACTCTCGGTGATTTTGGCGGAGGAGCGATCGCTTTCTGCGAGAGAAGCAGTGGCGGCTCAAGAAGCGGCTGAGGCTGAAGCCGCCGCTGCGGCAGCTGATGAGGCGGAAACAACCGGTACGGTTGAAGAAGAAGCGGCGCCGGAGACGGATTCCGGTCAGCCAGCGAGAATGTCGTTGATGGACCTATTGGAAGAAACAGACCGTCAGATGGGATTTGTGGGATCGAGATACATGATTGGAGATGAGGATGAAGATGAGAATGGattggaagaagaagaagaggatgatgaagaagaagaagaagaatccgccggcggtggaggtggtggaacaGGAGGAGTTGAGAAGAATTGCTGCGTGTGCATGGTAAGGCATAAGGGCGCGGCTTTTATCCCCTGCGGTCATACTTTCTGTAGACTCTGTTCTAGGGAGCTTTGGGTTAGTAGAGGGAATTGTCCTCTTTGCAATGGTTTCATTTTGGAAATTCTTGATATTTTCTGA
- the LOC115715077 gene encoding uncharacterized protein LOC115715077, which yields MSERDETITMSQTQESSIFLTPKIFFQSIQIFLQNKQIFFSIFTLITLPLSALLFSLSLSSHPSKSRIYHLEYLASLASTQFEARHVWKDSREDAASIFRAKILFFPPCYALSLLAAISTVSSVNLAVNGKRPTLNSAVTAFKLTWKRPFVTSIVVYALLLAYVQIPRTLSAVFYSPAPRLFILTVGSIVEVYLMAVLSLGMVVSIAEDNFGWDAIRVGSVIMSGRRVTGWVLSAVFVFVTGLIARDVEKLMNDQDPFGKPTSTVVIVARGVVDKVGLIGLYGVVMLWGYVVTTVFYCDCRRQYSNKSEIENVTLTV from the coding sequence ATGTCCGAAAGAGACGAAACGATAACAATGTCACAAACCCAGGAAAGTTCCATCTTCCTAACTCCCAAGATTTTCTTTCAATCCATCCAAATTTTCCTCCAAAACAAAcaaattttcttttcaatttttaccCTCATAACCCTCCCACTCTCAGCCCTACTCTTCTCCCTTTCCCTCTCTTCCCACCCATCAAAATCTCGAATCTACCACCTAGAATACCTAGCAAGCCTGGCCTCAACTCAGTTCGAAGCTCGACACGTGTGGAAAGATTCCCGCGAAGACGCCGCATCGATCTTCCGCGCCAAAATCCTCTTTTTCCCACCTTGCTACGCTCTCTCCTTACTCGCCGCCATCTCCACCGTCAGCTCCGTCAACCTCGCCGTTAACGGAAAACGCCCCACTCTCAACTCCGCCGTTACGGCGTTTAAGTTAACGTGGAAGAGACCCTTCGTTACCTCCATCGTCGTCTACGCTCTCCTCCTCGCCTACGTCCAAATTCCCCGAACACTTTCCGCCGTGTTTTATTCACCTGCGCCGAGACTGTTCATCCTCACCGTCGGATCAATCGTCGAGGTTTATCTAATGGCGGTGTTGAGTCTAGGCATGGTGGTCTCGATCGCAGAGGATAATTTCGGATGGGATGCTATTCGGGTCGGGTCGGTTATCATGAGTGGGAGACGGGTTACCGGGTGGGTTTTAAGTGCTGTGTTTGTTTTTGTAACGGGGCTTATAGCGAGGGATGTGGAGAAGTTGATGAACGATCAAGATCCGTTTGGGAAACCAACATCGACGGTTGTGATTGTGGCGAGAGGTGTGGTGGACAAGGTGGGTCTGATTGGTTTGTATGGGGTAGTTATGCTATGGGGTTATGTTGTTACCACTGTTTTTTACTGCGACTGTAGAAGACAATACAGTAATAAGAGTGAAATTGAAAATGTAACACTTACAGTGTAG